A genome region from Methylobacterium sp. FF17 includes the following:
- a CDS encoding DUF4169 family protein yields MAEIINLRQARKDRARVEKEAKAADNRIAFGRPKKAKTLAEAKKAIEVSRHEGHKLVGPDSDE; encoded by the coding sequence ATGGCGGAGATCATCAACCTGCGCCAGGCCCGCAAGGACCGGGCGCGGGTCGAGAAGGAAGCGAAGGCGGCGGACAACCGCATCGCCTTCGGCCGCCCGAAGAAGGCCAAGACCCTGGCCGAGGCCAAGAAGGCCATCGAGGTCTCGCGCCACGAGGGCCACAAGCTGGTGGGACCGGACTCGGACGAGTGA
- the fumC gene encoding class II fumarate hydratase, whose translation MSPTETPATRTESDTFGPIEVPAHRYWGAQTQRSIQNFKIGTERMPAPLVHALGMVKQAAALVNQDLGALDPKVAQAVATSAAEVVSGEHDQEFPLVVWQTGSGTQSNMNANEVIASLANELLGGKRGGKSPVHPNDHVNRGQSSNDVFPTAMHIAVSREINDRLLPALKHLHDALQAKSEAFASIVKIGRTHLQDATPVSLGQEFSGYVAQVALGTERVKATLPGVLALAQGGTAVGTGLNAHPEFAEKFAAKVAELTGLPFTSAANKFEALATHDALVFTQGALTALASGLFKIAQDIRFLGSGPRSGLGELSLPENEPGSSIMPGKVNPTQCEALTMVCAQVIGNGTTVSFAGSQGNFELNVFKPVIANAVLQSIRILADAAVSFTDNCVVGIRANEDKIADLMSRSLMLVTALAPSIGYDKAAEIAKTAHKNGTTLKEEALRLGYVTAEEFERVVRPETMLAPSAE comes from the coding sequence ATGTCGCCCACCGAGACGCCCGCCACCCGCACCGAGTCCGACACCTTCGGGCCGATCGAGGTCCCGGCGCATCGCTACTGGGGCGCGCAGACGCAGCGCTCGATACAGAACTTCAAGATCGGCACGGAGCGGATGCCGGCGCCCCTCGTGCACGCGCTCGGCATGGTCAAGCAGGCCGCCGCCCTGGTGAACCAGGACCTCGGCGCCCTCGACCCGAAGGTGGCCCAGGCCGTTGCCACCTCGGCCGCCGAGGTGGTGTCCGGCGAGCACGACCAGGAATTTCCGCTGGTGGTCTGGCAGACGGGCTCGGGCACCCAGTCGAACATGAACGCCAACGAGGTGATCGCCAGCCTCGCCAACGAACTGCTCGGTGGCAAGCGCGGCGGCAAGTCGCCGGTCCACCCGAACGACCACGTCAATCGCGGGCAATCCTCCAACGACGTGTTCCCCACCGCGATGCACATCGCGGTCTCGCGGGAGATCAACGACCGGCTGCTGCCGGCGCTGAAGCACCTGCATGACGCGCTCCAGGCGAAGTCGGAGGCGTTCGCGTCCATCGTGAAGATCGGCCGCACCCACCTGCAGGACGCGACCCCGGTTTCGCTCGGCCAGGAGTTTTCCGGCTACGTCGCGCAGGTGGCACTCGGCACCGAGCGCGTGAAGGCGACACTGCCCGGCGTGCTGGCGCTGGCCCAGGGCGGCACGGCGGTCGGCACCGGCCTCAACGCGCATCCCGAATTCGCCGAAAAGTTCGCCGCCAAGGTCGCGGAGTTGACCGGCCTGCCCTTCACCTCGGCCGCCAACAAGTTCGAGGCGTTGGCGACCCACGACGCGCTGGTGTTCACGCAAGGCGCTCTCACGGCGCTGGCCTCGGGCCTGTTCAAGATCGCCCAGGACATCCGCTTCCTCGGCTCCGGCCCGCGCTCGGGCCTCGGCGAACTCTCGCTTCCCGAGAACGAGCCCGGCTCCTCGATCATGCCGGGCAAGGTCAACCCGACCCAGTGCGAGGCGCTGACCATGGTCTGCGCCCAGGTGATCGGCAACGGCACCACCGTGAGCTTCGCCGGCAGCCAGGGCAATTTCGAGCTGAACGTGTTCAAGCCCGTCATCGCCAACGCGGTTCTGCAGTCGATCCGCATCCTCGCCGACGCGGCGGTGAGCTTCACCGACAACTGCGTCGTCGGCATCAGGGCCAACGAGGACAAGATCGCCGACCTGATGAGCCGCTCGCTGATGCTGGTGACCGCGCTCGCCCCCTCGATCGGCTACGACAAGGCCGCCGAGATCGCCAAGACCGCGCACAAGAACGGCACCACCCTCAAGGAGGAGGCCCTGCGCCTGGGCTACGTCACGGCCGAGGAGTTCGAGCGCGTGGTGCGCCCGGAGACGATGCTGGCGCCCAGCGCCGAGTAA
- a CDS encoding heterodisulfide reductase-related iron-sulfur binding cluster — MQTNFSLTQLADPAMAASEKILRTCVHCGFCTATCPTYLLLGDELDSPRGRIYLIKDMLEGGKPAVPEVVKHVDRCLSCLSCMTTCPSGVHYMHLIDHAREHIETTYRRPLSDRLLRSVLAFVLPYPNRFRLALLGAKLGAPFRPLVARLPRVGNRLAAMLDLAPAQLPNRNPTDRPGTFPPETRALEASAALHGETAPARTGRVALLRGCAQSVLRPDFNEAAIRLLTRHGVEVVQAKGEGCCGALTHHMGKAETAHAQARRTIDAWIAEMDGAGLDAILVTASGCGTTIKDYGFMFREDPAYAEKARRVSGLAKDLTEYMATIRLMPPILETDLVVAYHSACSMQHGQGIRTEPKNLLKSAGFTVKDVPEGHICCGSAGTYNILQPEIANRLRDRKVANIERMRPDVIATGNIGCATQIGKGTAIPIVHTAELLDWATGGPKPAALEGLPARTMLAAE; from the coding sequence GTGCAGACCAATTTCAGCCTGACGCAGCTCGCGGACCCCGCCATGGCCGCGTCCGAGAAGATCCTGCGGACCTGCGTCCATTGCGGGTTCTGTACCGCCACCTGCCCGACCTACCTGCTGCTCGGTGACGAGCTCGATTCCCCGCGCGGGCGCATCTATCTCATCAAGGACATGCTGGAGGGGGGCAAGCCGGCGGTGCCGGAGGTGGTCAAGCACGTGGACCGCTGCCTCTCCTGCCTGTCCTGCATGACGACCTGCCCCTCGGGCGTGCATTACATGCACCTCATCGACCACGCCCGCGAACACATCGAGACGACTTATCGGCGCCCCTTGAGCGACCGCCTGCTGCGTAGCGTGCTGGCCTTCGTGCTGCCCTACCCGAACCGCTTCCGGCTGGCGCTCCTCGGGGCGAAGCTGGGCGCGCCGTTCCGTCCCCTGGTCGCGCGGCTGCCGCGGGTGGGCAACCGTCTCGCAGCGATGCTCGACCTCGCCCCGGCGCAACTGCCGAACCGCAACCCGACCGACCGGCCCGGCACCTTCCCGCCCGAGACCCGCGCCCTGGAAGCCAGCGCCGCCCTGCACGGCGAGACCGCACCCGCGCGTACCGGCCGGGTGGCGCTGCTGCGCGGCTGCGCCCAGAGCGTGCTGCGGCCGGACTTCAACGAGGCGGCGATCCGTCTCCTGACCCGGCACGGGGTCGAGGTCGTGCAGGCGAAGGGAGAGGGCTGCTGCGGCGCGCTCACCCATCACATGGGCAAGGCGGAGACCGCCCACGCCCAGGCCCGGCGCACCATCGACGCCTGGATCGCCGAGATGGACGGGGCGGGCCTCGACGCGATCCTGGTCACGGCGTCGGGCTGCGGCACGACGATCAAGGATTACGGCTTCATGTTCCGCGAAGACCCGGCCTATGCGGAGAAGGCCCGGCGCGTGTCGGGCCTTGCCAAGGACCTGACCGAGTACATGGCGACCATCCGTCTGATGCCGCCGATCCTCGAGACCGACCTCGTGGTCGCCTACCATTCCGCCTGCTCGATGCAGCACGGCCAGGGCATCCGCACCGAGCCCAAGAACCTCCTGAAGAGCGCGGGCTTCACCGTGAAGGACGTGCCCGAGGGCCACATCTGCTGCGGCTCGGCGGGCACCTACAACATCCTCCAGCCCGAGATCGCGAACCGTCTCCGGGACCGGAAGGTCGCCAACATCGAGCGGATGCGCCCCGACGTCATCGCCACCGGCAACATCGGCTGCGCCACCCAGATCGGGAAGGGCACGGCGATTCCGATCGTGCACACGGCGGAGCTGCTGGACTGGGCGACCGGCGGCCCGAAGCCGGCAGCCCTGGAGGGCCTGCCTGCGCGGACGATGCTGGCGGCGGAGTAG
- a CDS encoding MBL fold metallo-hydrolase gives MATPIPASTPPGLKRVRLGAFAVTTLRDADAMIDGPWPIVGEDRPRAEIQALMRENSLPETRFKPGFTPTLVQTGRQTILFDTGNGEVGFIPRPAGGRLARLLEQAGLSPEMIDIVVLTHCHTDHIGGLLESGTPLFPNARYVVGTREFAFWSDDARLAAAEDGNEHKSARIFRSHLLPLADRIRFVKPGDSVAPGIDALAAFGHTPGHLAFHVESEGERMLIWGDCAHHEVASLARPDWHALFDMEKSAGAATRRTIYDMAATDRVLVAGYHTSFPSLGYVSRDGLGYRWISLTYQLDR, from the coding sequence ATGGCGACGCCGATCCCCGCCTCCACCCCGCCGGGGCTCAAACGGGTGCGCCTCGGCGCCTTCGCCGTCACCACCCTGCGCGACGCCGATGCCATGATCGATGGTCCCTGGCCGATCGTCGGAGAGGATCGTCCCAGAGCGGAGATCCAGGCGCTGATGCGGGAGAACAGCCTTCCGGAAACTCGCTTCAAGCCCGGCTTCACGCCGACCCTCGTCCAGACCGGCCGTCAGACGATATTGTTTGATACCGGCAACGGCGAGGTCGGCTTCATCCCCCGCCCCGCCGGAGGCCGGCTCGCGCGCCTCCTCGAACAGGCGGGCCTCTCACCCGAGATGATCGACATCGTCGTCCTGACCCATTGCCACACCGATCATATCGGCGGCCTTCTTGAATCCGGGACACCGCTCTTCCCGAACGCCCGCTACGTGGTCGGCACGCGGGAATTCGCCTTTTGGTCGGACGATGCCCGCCTCGCAGCAGCGGAGGACGGCAACGAGCACAAATCGGCGCGGATCTTTCGCAGCCACCTGCTACCCCTCGCCGACCGCATCCGCTTCGTGAAGCCCGGCGATTCGGTGGCGCCGGGCATCGATGCGCTGGCGGCCTTCGGTCATACACCCGGACACCTCGCCTTCCACGTGGAGAGCGAAGGGGAGCGCATGCTGATCTGGGGCGACTGCGCCCATCACGAGGTCGCCTCGCTGGCGCGACCCGATTGGCATGCCCTGTTCGACATGGAGAAGAGCGCCGGCGCCGCCACCCGACGAACGATCTACGACATGGCGGCCACCGACCGGGTCCTGGTGGCCGGCTATCACACCTCGTTTCCGTCGCTCGGCTACGTCAGCCGCGACGGACTCGGCTACCGCTGGATCTCCTTGACCTATCAGCTCGATCGCTGA
- a CDS encoding ribbon-helix-helix domain-containing protein: MTNGVTKRSVMIAGHRTSVSLEDPFWEALREIAEARGQSVQALIGTIDAGREGQNLSSAIRVFVLASVRASA, encoded by the coding sequence ATGACGAACGGCGTCACCAAGCGCTCCGTGATGATCGCCGGTCATCGCACCAGCGTGTCCCTGGAGGACCCGTTCTGGGAGGCCCTGCGCGAGATCGCGGAGGCGCGCGGTCAATCGGTGCAGGCGCTGATCGGAACCATCGATGCCGGACGAGAGGGCCAGAACCTCTCATCCGCGATCCGAGTGTTCGTGCTGGCGAGCGTGCGCGCCTCGGCCTGA
- a CDS encoding magnesium transporter CorA family protein, with translation MIKLHGPQGSVEPETGDAGSACPPHALWIDLDDPTAEEAERVEASTGIRVPSRTALSEVENSSRLRRLKNGFSLSTPMITFDKLDSQLMPLGFLLTKDRLVTVRFHELRAFGEVRKRIDTGDGVGTTSIEIFLLLMEELVDSLADALEDMGADLDSLSTQIFDFDVHSGGLAGDSKLRNQTPRRRDLALRRILRGIGRRGKALGKIRSSLLGLERIVPFVANECEQILGEEQVPRFEAVRRDIASLDEFEIRLSENVQFLLDATLGLISIEQNNTFRVLTVASVVGIPPTLIASMYGMNFKHMPELEWVYGYPYGLVLILVSAIIPIVFFRIRGWL, from the coding sequence ATGATCAAGCTTCATGGTCCGCAAGGGTCGGTCGAGCCCGAGACCGGCGACGCGGGCTCCGCCTGCCCGCCCCACGCACTCTGGATCGACCTCGACGACCCGACCGCCGAAGAAGCGGAGCGGGTCGAGGCGTCCACCGGTATCCGCGTGCCGTCCCGCACGGCCTTGAGCGAAGTCGAGAATTCGAGCCGGCTGCGGCGGCTGAAGAACGGCTTCTCGCTCTCCACGCCGATGATCACCTTCGACAAGCTGGATTCGCAGTTGATGCCGCTGGGCTTCCTGCTCACCAAGGACCGCCTCGTCACCGTGCGCTTCCACGAACTGCGCGCCTTCGGCGAGGTCAGGAAGCGGATCGACACCGGGGATGGCGTGGGCACCACCAGCATCGAGATCTTCCTGCTGCTGATGGAGGAGCTGGTCGACAGCCTGGCCGACGCCCTCGAAGACATGGGCGCCGACCTCGATTCGCTCTCCACCCAAATCTTCGATTTCGATGTCCACAGCGGCGGGCTCGCCGGGGACAGCAAGCTCCGGAACCAGACGCCGCGCCGCCGCGACCTCGCGCTGCGGCGGATCCTGCGCGGCATCGGCCGGCGGGGCAAGGCGCTCGGCAAGATCCGCTCCAGCCTGCTCGGCCTCGAGCGCATCGTGCCCTTCGTCGCCAACGAGTGCGAGCAGATCCTGGGCGAGGAGCAGGTGCCCCGCTTCGAGGCGGTGCGCCGCGACATCGCCTCCCTCGACGAGTTCGAGATCCGCCTGTCGGAGAACGTGCAGTTCCTCCTCGACGCGACGCTCGGCCTCATCAGCATCGAGCAGAACAACACCTTCCGGGTCCTCACCGTGGCCTCGGTGGTGGGCATCCCGCCGACCCTCATCGCCTCGATGTACGGCATGAACTTCAAGCACATGCCGGAACTCGAATGGGTCTACGGCTATCCCTACGGCCTCGTGCTCATCCTGGTGAGCGCCATCATTCCGATCGTTTTCTTCCGGATTCGCGGCTGGCTGTGA
- a CDS encoding helix-turn-helix transcriptional regulator: MYERAAPNGRPPGPIWHVEGAHTLFAGPLSYNASHQHGAPVYLAGLYGAFRIRFAGGVWITCRTAFIPAGVSHELDCGGDPLGVLYREPDAGARALAGLMGPADPVGSALVGRRGEVDALRALFERRDACDWAGEAIADLSVFSGRRTDQPVDARIAQILIDLRACQDVRMSAGRLAAAASLSSSRMQHLFSAAVGVPFRRYRGWIRMRRAIKAVVQGANFTRAAHEAEFSDQSHFANAFRRTFGAPASLSLLGIRRPSASGRGAHARQHEHSDRG, translated from the coding sequence TTGTACGAACGTGCTGCGCCCAACGGGCGGCCGCCCGGCCCGATCTGGCACGTGGAAGGCGCGCACACCCTCTTCGCCGGTCCGCTCTCCTACAATGCCAGCCACCAGCACGGCGCTCCGGTCTATCTCGCGGGTCTCTACGGCGCCTTTCGCATCCGATTCGCGGGCGGGGTCTGGATCACCTGCCGCACCGCCTTCATCCCGGCCGGTGTCTCGCACGAACTCGATTGCGGCGGCGATCCCCTCGGCGTCCTCTACCGGGAGCCGGATGCCGGCGCGCGGGCGCTGGCCGGGTTGATGGGCCCGGCCGACCCGGTCGGCAGCGCCCTCGTGGGCAGGCGTGGCGAGGTCGATGCGCTGCGTGCGCTGTTCGAGCGTCGCGATGCCTGCGACTGGGCCGGCGAGGCCATCGCCGACCTGTCCGTCTTTTCGGGACGGCGGACCGACCAACCGGTCGATGCCCGGATCGCGCAGATTCTCATCGACCTGCGCGCCTGCCAGGATGTCCGGATGAGTGCCGGCCGGCTCGCCGCCGCTGCATCCCTGTCTTCCTCCCGGATGCAGCACCTGTTCAGCGCGGCGGTCGGCGTTCCATTCCGGCGCTATCGCGGCTGGATTCGGATGCGCCGCGCCATCAAGGCCGTAGTCCAGGGTGCCAACTTCACCCGCGCCGCACATGAGGCGGAGTTCTCGGACCAGTCGCACTTCGCGAACGCCTTCCGTCGGACATTCGGTGCACCGGCCTCGCTTAGCCTCCTGGGAATCCGCAGGCCGTCCGCGTCAGGCCGAGGCGCGCACGCTCGCCAGCACGAACACTCGGATCGCGGATGA
- a CDS encoding lipopolysaccharide biosynthesis protein — MAVIAAFVLNAGLNFVLGLLVAKLLGPADFGLFALATAGAIVANTVLFEWLRLSATRFYSARVRADEPWIRQGLDRAYGIVGLGLFAVALLCLGAGFATGLDAGGRLAITAGAALAALGIGIFDYHAALARARFDGGLYFRLVAVKNVLSFAMMAGAAWFLPQPAWVLAAAGVSQAGAAWLLRRPLGDPVTPRLRVRLSETWRLFAAYGLPLIAANAIYQLMPFLNRGSIAAQGGLAEAGYFALAADVTTRSIGTLGTALDLLLFQLAVRAEEEEGRAAAEAQVGRNAGVVVALLLPCAVGFWAVLPALQALVVPEAFRGPFAAYAGLMIPGFFCLAMMNFALNPVFQIRRRTRPVIVAALVGLAVNGLGLWLLPPHLGPEGVAIAQTAGLGAATLLLALLALTGTDRLALPWWDIFAAGVAALAMALCLLPLRHVEPVRCLALSIPLGVALYGALVWVFDIAGLRGQIEARLAARTAPDAAASEPAASE; from the coding sequence ATGGCCGTGATCGCCGCCTTCGTCCTCAATGCCGGCCTGAACTTCGTCCTCGGCCTGCTCGTGGCCAAGCTGCTGGGGCCGGCGGATTTCGGCCTGTTCGCGCTGGCGACCGCCGGGGCCATCGTCGCCAACACGGTGCTGTTCGAGTGGCTGCGCCTGTCGGCGACGCGGTTCTACTCGGCGCGGGTCCGGGCCGACGAGCCCTGGATCCGGCAGGGGCTCGACCGGGCCTACGGGATCGTCGGGCTGGGGCTGTTCGCCGTCGCACTGCTCTGCCTCGGCGCCGGCTTCGCCACCGGGCTCGATGCCGGGGGCCGTCTCGCCATCACGGCCGGCGCGGCGCTGGCCGCCCTCGGCATCGGCATCTTCGACTATCACGCCGCGCTCGCCCGCGCCCGCTTCGACGGCGGGCTCTACTTCCGGCTGGTGGCGGTCAAGAACGTGCTGTCCTTCGCCATGATGGCGGGGGCCGCCTGGTTCCTGCCGCAGCCGGCCTGGGTGCTGGCCGCCGCCGGGGTCAGCCAGGCCGGGGCGGCCTGGCTGCTGCGCCGCCCCTTGGGCGATCCCGTCACGCCCCGCCTGCGGGTGCGGCTGAGCGAGACCTGGCGCCTCTTCGCGGCCTACGGCCTGCCGCTGATCGCCGCCAACGCGATCTACCAGCTCATGCCGTTCCTCAACCGGGGCAGCATCGCGGCCCAGGGCGGGCTGGCCGAGGCCGGGTACTTCGCGCTGGCCGCCGACGTCACCACCCGCAGCATCGGCACGCTGGGGACCGCCCTCGACCTCCTCCTGTTCCAGCTCGCCGTCCGGGCCGAGGAGGAGGAGGGCCGGGCGGCGGCGGAGGCCCAGGTTGGGCGCAATGCCGGCGTGGTGGTGGCTCTGCTCCTGCCCTGCGCGGTCGGCTTCTGGGCCGTCCTTCCGGCGCTCCAGGCCCTGGTCGTGCCGGAGGCATTCCGTGGGCCCTTCGCGGCCTATGCGGGCCTGATGATCCCCGGCTTCTTCTGCCTCGCGATGATGAACTTCGCCCTCAACCCCGTCTTCCAGATCCGCCGCCGCACCCGCCCGGTGATCGTCGCCGCGCTGGTGGGGCTCGCGGTGAACGGGCTCGGCCTCTGGCTTCTGCCGCCGCACCTCGGGCCCGAGGGCGTGGCGATCGCGCAGACCGCCGGTCTCGGCGCCGCGACCCTGCTGCTGGCCCTGCTGGCCCTCACCGGGACCGATCGCCTCGCCCTGCCGTGGTGGGACATCTTCGCGGCCGGCGTCGCCGCCCTCGCGATGGCGCTCTGCCTCCTGCCCCTGCGTCACGTCGAGCCGGTGCGCTGCCTGGCACTGAGCATCCCCCTCGGGGTCGCCCTCTACGGCGCCTTGGTCTGGGTCTTCGACATCGCGGGCCTGCGCGGGCAGATCGAGGCGCGCCTCGCGGCCCGAACCGCCCCGGATGCCGCTGCGTCGGAGCCGGCGGCCTCCGAATAG
- the glcE gene encoding glycolate oxidase subunit GlcE codes for MRSYEPHDEGAAAEIVRAAAASTQRLRLVGGGTKAGIGRPAQDEATLSSAKLSGITLYEPAEMVVAARAGTPLCEVQALLADRGQMLPFEPMDHRGLMGTQGEPTFGAVAAANTSGPRRINAGAARDSLIGVRFVNGRGEAIKSGGRVMKNVTGLDLVKLMAGSWGTLGLLTEVTFKVLPRQERVATLAYAGLDDTRAIAALSAALGSPFELTGAAHLPAGIDGAARTLMRIEGFSESINYRLGELRRLLKRFGEPEILEGDGTADLWARIRDATSLAEPREAAIWRIATAPTHGPALVAAIAAERDARWFYDWGGGLIWLATAATDDAGAATVRAAVRTQGGHATLVRAPDAVRAAVPVFEPLSEPLMRITMGIKAAHDPAGLFNLGRMYAGV; via the coding sequence ATGCGTTCATACGAGCCTCATGACGAGGGCGCGGCGGCCGAGATCGTTCGCGCGGCGGCCGCTTCCACGCAGCGGCTCCGTCTCGTCGGGGGCGGGACGAAGGCGGGGATCGGCCGGCCCGCGCAGGACGAGGCGACGCTGTCCAGCGCGAAGCTCTCCGGCATCACCCTCTACGAGCCCGCCGAGATGGTAGTCGCGGCCCGCGCCGGTACGCCGCTCTGCGAGGTCCAGGCGCTGCTGGCCGACCGTGGGCAGATGCTGCCCTTCGAGCCCATGGACCATCGCGGCCTGATGGGCACGCAGGGCGAGCCGACCTTCGGGGCCGTGGCCGCCGCCAACACGTCCGGTCCGCGCCGGATCAATGCGGGCGCCGCCCGCGACAGCCTGATCGGCGTGCGCTTCGTCAACGGGCGCGGCGAGGCCATCAAGTCCGGCGGCCGGGTGATGAAGAACGTCACCGGCCTCGACCTCGTGAAGCTCATGGCCGGTTCCTGGGGCACCCTCGGCCTCCTCACCGAGGTGACCTTCAAGGTGCTGCCCCGCCAGGAGCGGGTGGCGACCCTGGCCTATGCCGGCCTTGACGATACCCGGGCCATCGCCGCCTTGAGCGCCGCCCTCGGCTCGCCCTTCGAGCTGACGGGCGCCGCCCACCTGCCCGCCGGCATCGACGGCGCGGCGCGCACCCTGATGCGGATCGAGGGTTTTTCGGAATCGATCAATTATCGCCTGGGCGAACTGCGCCGCCTGCTCAAGCGCTTCGGCGAACCGGAGATCCTGGAGGGTGACGGCACCGCCGACCTCTGGGCCCGCATCCGCGACGCCACGTCTCTCGCCGAGCCCCGGGAGGCCGCGATCTGGCGCATCGCCACGGCGCCGACCCATGGTCCCGCCCTCGTCGCCGCCATCGCGGCCGAGCGCGACGCGCGCTGGTTCTACGATTGGGGCGGCGGCCTGATCTGGCTCGCCACCGCCGCCACGGATGACGCGGGCGCCGCGACGGTGCGCGCCGCCGTCCGTACCCAGGGCGGACACGCCACCCTGGTGCGGGCGCCCGACGCCGTCCGCGCGGCGGTGCCGGTGTTCGAGCCGCTCTCCGAGCCGCTGATGCGGATCACGATGGGCATCAAGGCGGCGCATGACCCGGCGGGCCTGTTCAATCTGGGCCGGATGTATGCCGGCGTCTGA
- the groES gene encoding co-chaperone GroES, translating to MKFRPLHDRVVVRRIEGEEKTKGGIIIPDTAKEKPQEGEIVAVGPGARDEAGRINPLDVKAGDRVLFGKWSGTEVKIDGQDLLIMKESDIMGVVA from the coding sequence ATGAAGTTCCGTCCGCTGCACGACCGTGTCGTCGTTCGCCGCATCGAAGGCGAAGAGAAGACCAAGGGGGGCATCATCATCCCCGACACCGCCAAGGAGAAGCCGCAAGAGGGCGAGATCGTCGCCGTCGGCCCGGGCGCCCGTGACGAGGCCGGCCGCATCAACCCGCTCGACGTCAAGGCCGGCGACCGCGTCCTGTTCGGCAAATGGTCCGGCACCGAGGTCAAGATCGACGGTCAGGACCTCCTGATCATGAAGGAATCCGACATCATGGGCGTCGTCGCCTAA